A single genomic interval of Cyprinus carpio isolate SPL01 chromosome B24, ASM1834038v1, whole genome shotgun sequence harbors:
- the LOC109077059 gene encoding gamma-aminobutyric acid receptor subunit rho-3-like isoform X1: protein MKLVLLTLRLLCLACLWPVTLLNNPYPNRKKSKDVYLAEHGKNRFRGRIDYKLKRKDSTKSLLIKTEKLLRIEDHDFAMRPGFGGSAIPVGIDVQVESIDSISEVNMDFTMTLYLRHYWKDERLAFPSSNNLSSTFDGRLVKKIWKPDVFFVHSKRSFIHDTTMENIMLRVYPDGNILYSVRITVTSLCSMDFSRFPLDSQNCSLELESYAYAESDLMLYWKNGNDSLRTDEIALSQYFIEEFHPSHGLALYSSTGWYNRLYINFILRRHIFFFMLQTYFPTMLMVVLSWVSFWIDRRAVPARVSLGITTVLTMSTIITGVSASMPQVSYVKAVDIYLWTSFLFVFLSVIEYAAVNYFTTKEEMKKLKQLKLSGYDASQAMAFDGCFHDQDIELSTFPLSDLNTDPCVSSKNSTTPDLPPVLGTRLRRRRSIRQSVNHIMSNSYKIDSYSRIFFPLAYFLFNIIYWSIYS, encoded by the exons ATGAAGCTGGTCCTGCTGACTCTCAGGCTGCTTTGCCTTGCTTGTCTCTGGCCCGTCACCTTACTCAACAACCCCTATCCTAACCGGAAGAAAAGCAAGGATGTTTACTTGGCTGAGCATGGCAAAAACAGATTCAGAGG ACGGATTGACTACAAATTAAAGAGAAAGGACAGCACTAAGTCCCTCCTGATCAAAACTGAAAAGCTGCTAAGAATTGAAGACCACGACTTTGCCATGAGGCCTGGATTCGGAG GTTCTGCCATCCCTGTGGGCATTGATGTGCAGGTGGAAAGTATAGACAGCATCTCTGAAGTAAACATG GACTTCACGATGACCCTGTACCTGAGGCATTATTGGAAGGATGAACGGTTGGCTTTTCCCTCCAGTAACAATCTGAGCAGCACATTTGACGGCCGGCTGGTAAAGAAGATCTGGAAGCCTGATGTCTTTTTTGTCCATTCCAAGCGCTCCTTCATCCATGATACCACCATGGAGAACATAATGCTGAGAGTTTACCCAGACGGCAACATCCTTTACAGCGTCAG GATTACAGTTACTTCTCTGTGTTCAATGGACTTCAGCAGATTCCCATTGGACTCTCAAAACTGTTCCCTGGAATTGGAGAGCT ATGCATATGCTGAGAGCGACCTCATGTTGTACTGGAAAAATGGCAATGACTCTTTGAGGACAGATGAGATTGCTCTCTCTCAGTACTTCATTGAAGAGTTTCACCCCTCACATGGTCTGGCACTGTACAGCAGCACGG GCTGGTACAATAGGCTCTACATCAACTTCATCCTCAGAAGACACATATTCTTCTTTATGCTGCAAACATATTTTCCTACTATGCTGATGGTTGTGCTGTCCTGGGTGTCTTTTTGGATCGACAGGCGAGCAGTACCGGCCCGTGTCTCGCTTG GCATCACTACAGTGTTGACTATGTCCACCATAATTACGGGAGTGTCAGCGTCCATGCCTCAGGTATCATATGTGAAAGCGGTGGACATCTATTTGTGGACCAGCTTCCTGTTTGTGTTTCTGTCCGTCATCGAGTACGCAGCCGTCAACTACTTCACTACTAAGGAGGAAATGAAGAAACTCAAGCAACTGAAG CTCTCAGGATACGATGCATCTCAAGCCATGGCGTTCGATGGCTGTTTCCATGACCAGGACATAGAGCTCAGCACATTTCCTTTGTCTGACCTAAACACAGACCCATGTGTGTCCTCCAAGAACTCCACAACGCCTGACCTCCCTCCCGTCCTGGGCACGCGCCTCCGTCGGCGGCGTTCTATCCGCCAAAGCGTCAACCATATCATGAGTAACAGTTACAAGATCGACTCCTATTCCAGAATATTCTTTCCTTTGGCATACTTTCTCTTCAATATCATCTACTGGAGCATCTACTCCTAA
- the LOC109077059 gene encoding gamma-aminobutyric acid receptor subunit rho-3-like isoform X2, producing MRPGFGGSAIPVGIDVQVESIDSISEVNMDFTMTLYLRHYWKDERLAFPSSNNLSSTFDGRLVKKIWKPDVFFVHSKRSFIHDTTMENIMLRVYPDGNILYSVRITVTSLCSMDFSRFPLDSQNCSLELESYAYAESDLMLYWKNGNDSLRTDEIALSQYFIEEFHPSHGLALYSSTGWYNRLYINFILRRHIFFFMLQTYFPTMLMVVLSWVSFWIDRRAVPARVSLGITTVLTMSTIITGVSASMPQVSYVKAVDIYLWTSFLFVFLSVIEYAAVNYFTTKEEMKKLKQLKLSGYDASQAMAFDGCFHDQDIELSTFPLSDLNTDPCVSSKNSTTPDLPPVLGTRLRRRRSIRQSVNHIMSNSYKIDSYSRIFFPLAYFLFNIIYWSIYS from the exons ATGAGGCCTGGATTCGGAG GTTCTGCCATCCCTGTGGGCATTGATGTGCAGGTGGAAAGTATAGACAGCATCTCTGAAGTAAACATG GACTTCACGATGACCCTGTACCTGAGGCATTATTGGAAGGATGAACGGTTGGCTTTTCCCTCCAGTAACAATCTGAGCAGCACATTTGACGGCCGGCTGGTAAAGAAGATCTGGAAGCCTGATGTCTTTTTTGTCCATTCCAAGCGCTCCTTCATCCATGATACCACCATGGAGAACATAATGCTGAGAGTTTACCCAGACGGCAACATCCTTTACAGCGTCAG GATTACAGTTACTTCTCTGTGTTCAATGGACTTCAGCAGATTCCCATTGGACTCTCAAAACTGTTCCCTGGAATTGGAGAGCT ATGCATATGCTGAGAGCGACCTCATGTTGTACTGGAAAAATGGCAATGACTCTTTGAGGACAGATGAGATTGCTCTCTCTCAGTACTTCATTGAAGAGTTTCACCCCTCACATGGTCTGGCACTGTACAGCAGCACGG GCTGGTACAATAGGCTCTACATCAACTTCATCCTCAGAAGACACATATTCTTCTTTATGCTGCAAACATATTTTCCTACTATGCTGATGGTTGTGCTGTCCTGGGTGTCTTTTTGGATCGACAGGCGAGCAGTACCGGCCCGTGTCTCGCTTG GCATCACTACAGTGTTGACTATGTCCACCATAATTACGGGAGTGTCAGCGTCCATGCCTCAGGTATCATATGTGAAAGCGGTGGACATCTATTTGTGGACCAGCTTCCTGTTTGTGTTTCTGTCCGTCATCGAGTACGCAGCCGTCAACTACTTCACTACTAAGGAGGAAATGAAGAAACTCAAGCAACTGAAG CTCTCAGGATACGATGCATCTCAAGCCATGGCGTTCGATGGCTGTTTCCATGACCAGGACATAGAGCTCAGCACATTTCCTTTGTCTGACCTAAACACAGACCCATGTGTGTCCTCCAAGAACTCCACAACGCCTGACCTCCCTCCCGTCCTGGGCACGCGCCTCCGTCGGCGGCGTTCTATCCGCCAAAGCGTCAACCATATCATGAGTAACAGTTACAAGATCGACTCCTATTCCAGAATATTCTTTCCTTTGGCATACTTTCTCTTCAATATCATCTACTGGAGCATCTACTCCTAA
- the LOC109077034 gene encoding adhesion G-protein coupled receptor G2-like translates to KAVDNLGLKLVIRDQTENIVFDSLALTVTKVDGTNFGKTSFTIADPLNPQVTKGLQRQVRAVESSSPLAKITLPASLTENLSPEEKKIASRVQFTFFQKSIFFQDKTLSPEKLNSHILGSSVANLSIKNLRENVIFTLRNKQPVAGNYVASCVFWDFDKNGGLGGWNGNGCSVKNSSTENETVCSCNHLTSFAVLLDISRQGITDRLQATILTFITYIGCGVSAIFLSVTLITYLAFEKLRHDIPSKILIHLCFGLLLLNLVFLLDSWLALYKDAVGLCISTAFFLHYFLLVSFTWMGLEALHMYLAIVKVFNNFMSRYMLKFSLAGWGIPLVVVIIVIAINKDNYGLVSYGKFSDGTTDEFCWLNNNIAFYVAVVAYFCVIFVLNLAMFVVVMIHLRRIKRRNPHNNQYHSSLHDLRSIAGLTFLLGLTWGFAFFAWGPVNLAFTYLFAIFNSLQGFFIFVFHCALKESVRKQWRMYLCCGSLRLAENSEWSRTATQSNHTKKTSIMTADSGSHSVPRSSVSSDDSVPSQGIGSPVDDSVIMLGEANDDVIFNQMNSQIHS, encoded by the exons AAAGCTGTGGATAACTTGGGTCTGAAACTTGTGATTCGGGACCAGACCGAAAACATCGTATTTGATTCACTTGCTTTGACTGTGACCAAAGTTGATGGGACCAACTTTGGGAAAACATCATTCACAATTGCAGATCCCTTAAACCCACAG GTCACAAAAGGACTTCAAAGACAAGTCAGAGCAGTGGAAAGTTCCTCCCCCCTGGCCAAAATAACACTACCTGCATCTCTGACAGAGAACCTCTCTCCAGAAGAAAAGAAGATAGCCTCTAGAGTCCAGTTCACCTTCTTTcagaaaagtatattttttcag GATAAAACCCTGAGTCCAGAGAAGCTGAACAGCCACATTCTAGGCTCTAGTGTGGCTAACCTGTCAATCAAAAACCTGAGGGAGAATGTTATATTTACTCTGAGGAATAAACAGCCCGTTGCG GGGAACTATGTAGCATCCTGTGTTTTCTGGGACTTTGACAAAAACG GAGGTTTAGGAGGCTGGAATGGCAACGGCTGCTCTGTGAAAAACAGCAGCACTGAGAACGAAACTGTCTGCAGCTGCAATCACCTGACAAGCTTTGCTGTACTACTG GACATTAGCCGGCAAGGCATAACTGACCGTTTGCAGGCCACCATTCTTACCTTCATCACTTATATTGGATGTGGGGTGTCCGCCATCTTCCTCTCGGTTACTCTGATCACCTACCTCGCGTTTGA AAAACTCCGCCATGACATCCCTTCAAAAATCTTGATCCATTTGTGTTTCGGCCTGCTCTTGCTGAACCTGGTATTCTTGTTGGACTCATGGCTGGCGCTGTACAAAGATGCTGTAGGCCTGTGTATTTCCACAGCCTTCTTCCTGCACTACTTCCTGTTGGTCTCCTTCACCTGGATGGGACTGGAGGCTCTGCATATGTACCTGGCCATCGTCAAAGTCTTCAACAACTTCATGTCCCGATACATGCTAAAATTCTCCCTGGCAGGCTGGG GAATCCCTTTGGTTGTCGTCATTATCGTAATTGCGATAAACAAAGATAACTATGGCCTCGTAAGCTATGGGAAATTTTCTGACGGAACTACAGATGAATT TTGTTGGCTGAACAATAACATAGCGTTCTATGTGGCTGTTGTGGCGTACTTCTGCGTCATATTTGTGTTGAACCTGGCCATGTTCGTGGTGGTGATGATCCATCTGAGACGAATCAAGCGCCGAAACCCTCACAATAATCAGTACCACAGCAGCTTGCATGACCTTCGTAGCATCGCCGGACTTACTTTCCTGCTCGGGCTTACATGGGGCTTCGCCTTCTTCGCCTGGGGACCAGTCAATTTGGCCTTTACGTACCTGTTCGCCATCTTTAATTCCCTACAGG gcttttttatttttgttttccactgCGCTTTGAAGGAAAGTGTCCGTAAACAGTGGAGAATGTATCTCTGTTGTGGCAGTTTACGATTGGCTGAAAATTCAG AGTGGAGTCGGACAGCCACACAGAGCAACCACACTAAAAAGACTTCGATCATGACGGCAGATTCAGGGTCCCACAGTGTACCACGAAGCTCAGTGAGCAGCGATGACTCTGTGCCGTCCCAAGGCATCG GCTCACCGGTGGATGACAGTGTGATCATGTTAGGGGAAGCAAATGACGACGTGATCTTCAATCAGATGAACAGTCAAATCCATTCTTAG
- the LOC122142316 gene encoding mucin-5AC-like isoform X2 — translation MTINTTTSLDSTTDIALNVTTPPVNTTVQNLTYSVNTTVTPLNLTVTRLSSTNPTVSTTATSIDTTAATVTALDKTTTTLNTLIMPLNTTGMSLITTAMPPSQVETTTPPNTTAQISKTLTTTVRPLNATAAPHFSTAVPLISTALHHTIVTPFNTTVEVPNSTFTSEIVENGTQSSTNSSQISGTESTTTTTFLPNTTLFNLTALLHLNATTPPLNTTQHSTTFTIHLNTTEQDITTVFNTTLFSHNVTTLIENRTDLSIPNVTEVNVTLKITTNHKNTAHLNVSSPVLNTTTQYPHVTQYNTTTLFENATHSNNTSLAHTTESPSNVNESNTTQPLESTSELNTTAISYYTTQLLNVSTVETTDAETDTTTDTLEFNTTMYSFNFTTFNTTDVTYSNTTDSLFNTTQSNTTAFTINITLFNTTDAPLNETNFNGTDVNRSINSTETSNITLEFNTTVSPTVNVTQFDITNTTQMHTTTFPTTENITSGPTNSTLEPVTTVSLLNTTQSNGTIENAFTENIITNTTTTINPINIPNNIPTNTTVISIVTNSSTAPTTAPSVIHPSSPQNSSTSTAEAPIIAPTPTTSKSNTTTFTTLPAVPTTPATTMATTTGATTKSPDAVASDLLNKTQNLASLNSTEVNQLVNQLENLISAPNISLDLGRTVLSVINNFLNSSTDTVAASSNR, via the exons ATGACAATCAACACAA CAACCTCATTGGACAGTACAACAGATATAGCACTCAATGTAACAACCCCACCGGTCAATACAACAGTACAAAACTTAACATATTCAGTCAACACAACAGTCACACCACTCAACCTAACTGTCACAAGACTCAGTTCAACAAACCCTACAGTCAGTACAACAGCCACATCAATTGACACAACAGCTGCAACAGTCACAGCACTTGATAAAACTACAACAACACTCAACACATTAATCATGCCACTTAATACAACAGGTATGTCACTCATTACAACAGCCATGCCACCTTCTCAGGTGGAAACAACAACACCACCCAATACAACAGCACAGATAAGTAAAACTCTTACTACAACAGTTAGACCATTAAATGCAACAGCTGCACCTCACTTTTCTACTGCCGTGCCACTCATCTCAACTGCACTACATCATACAATAGTCACACCATTCAATACAACAGTGGAAGTTCCAAACTCAACTTTCACATCTGAAATTGTGGAAAATGGGACACAATCTAGCACAAATAGTTCTCAAATCTCTGGCACAGAGTCCACCACCACCACAACCTTTCTGCCAAATACAACACTGTTTAACTTGACAGCACTATTACACCTAAATGCAACAACACCCCCATTAAACACTACACAACACAGCACCacattcacaattcatttaaacACTACTGAACAAGACATCACAACAGTATTTAACACTACATTATTCAGTCACAATGTAACAACTCTCATAGAAAATAGGACAGATTTATCAATACCTAATGTAACAGAGGTTAACGTAACACTTAAAATTACTACgaaccacaaaaacacagcacatcTAAACGTGAGCTCTCCTGTCTTAAATACCACAACACAATACCCACATGTTACACAATATAACACAACCACTCTATTTGAAAATGCAACACACTCAAATAATACAAGCCTAGCCCACACTACAGAATCACCAAGTAACGTAAATGAATCAAACACAACTCAACCTCTTGAAAGTACATCTGAATTAAATACAACAGCCATTTCGTATTACACAACACAACTTCTGAATGTTTCGACAGTGGAGACCACAGATGCTGAAACTGATACCACTACAGATACACTAGAATTTAATACTACAATGTATTCATTTAACTTCACAACTTTTAATACAACTGATGTCACTTATTCCAACACAACAGACTCTCTGTTCAATACAACTCAATCAAATACAACAGCCTTTACAATCAACATAACCTTGTTTAACACAACAGATGCGCCACTGAATGAAACCAATTTCAATGGGACTGATGTCAATCGTAGCATCAACTCAACTGAGACCTCCAATATCACATTGGAATTTAATACAACTGTTAGCCCTACAGTTAATGTAACACAGTTTGACATCACAAATACAACACAGATGCATACAACAACCTTTCCAACAACAGAAAATATTACCAGTGGGCCAACCAACTCCACTTTAGAGCCTGTCACAACAGTTAGTCTTCTTAACACAACACAGTCAAATGGCACAATAGAAAATGCATTTACTGAAAATATAATCACTAACACAACTACAACAATCAATCCAATTAACATTCCAAACAACATACCAACAAATACTACCGTTATTAGCATTGTCACAAATAGCAGTACAGCTCCCACAACTGCTCCATCAGTGATACATCCAAGCTCTCCTCAGAACAGCTCCACTTCCACAGCAGAAGCTCCAATTATTGCTCCAACTCCAACGACTAGCAAaagcaacacaacaacattcacTACACTTCCAGCTGTGCCAACAACACCAGCCACTACCATGGCAACTACTACAG GAGCAACAACTAAAAGCCCAGATGCAGTGGCTAGCGATCTTCTgaacaaaacacagaatttggcaTCTTTAAACTCAACTGAGGTCAATCAGCTGGTCAACCAGTTAGAAAATCTTATCTCCGCACCCAATATTAGTCTGGATCTAGGCCGAACAGTACTGTCCGTCATCAACAACTTTCTAAACAGCTCTACAGATACTGTGGCTGCCTCCTCAAACCG TTAA
- the LOC122142316 gene encoding mucin-5AC-like isoform X1 has translation MTINTSTPHNVPPLSISATNTTPKITTAPVSTTGIPIITTSLDSTTDIALNVTTPPVNTTVQNLTYSVNTTVTPLNLTVTRLSSTNPTVSTTATSIDTTAATVTALDKTTTTLNTLIMPLNTTGMSLITTAMPPSQVETTTPPNTTAQISKTLTTTVRPLNATAAPHFSTAVPLISTALHHTIVTPFNTTVEVPNSTFTSEIVENGTQSSTNSSQISGTESTTTTTFLPNTTLFNLTALLHLNATTPPLNTTQHSTTFTIHLNTTEQDITTVFNTTLFSHNVTTLIENRTDLSIPNVTEVNVTLKITTNHKNTAHLNVSSPVLNTTTQYPHVTQYNTTTLFENATHSNNTSLAHTTESPSNVNESNTTQPLESTSELNTTAISYYTTQLLNVSTVETTDAETDTTTDTLEFNTTMYSFNFTTFNTTDVTYSNTTDSLFNTTQSNTTAFTINITLFNTTDAPLNETNFNGTDVNRSINSTETSNITLEFNTTVSPTVNVTQFDITNTTQMHTTTFPTTENITSGPTNSTLEPVTTVSLLNTTQSNGTIENAFTENIITNTTTTINPINIPNNIPTNTTVISIVTNSSTAPTTAPSVIHPSSPQNSSTSTAEAPIIAPTPTTSKSNTTTFTTLPAVPTTPATTMATTTGATTKSPDAVASDLLNKTQNLASLNSTEVNQLVNQLENLISAPNISLDLGRTVLSVINNFLNSSTDTVAASSNR, from the exons ATGACAATCAACACAAGTACACCACACAATGTACCACCATTATCAATCAGTGCAACAAATACAACACCTAAAATAACAACTGCACCAGTTAGCACAACAGGCATACCCATTATAACAACCTCATTGGACAGTACAACAGATATAGCACTCAATGTAACAACCCCACCGGTCAATACAACAGTACAAAACTTAACATATTCAGTCAACACAACAGTCACACCACTCAACCTAACTGTCACAAGACTCAGTTCAACAAACCCTACAGTCAGTACAACAGCCACATCAATTGACACAACAGCTGCAACAGTCACAGCACTTGATAAAACTACAACAACACTCAACACATTAATCATGCCACTTAATACAACAGGTATGTCACTCATTACAACAGCCATGCCACCTTCTCAGGTGGAAACAACAACACCACCCAATACAACAGCACAGATAAGTAAAACTCTTACTACAACAGTTAGACCATTAAATGCAACAGCTGCACCTCACTTTTCTACTGCCGTGCCACTCATCTCAACTGCACTACATCATACAATAGTCACACCATTCAATACAACAGTGGAAGTTCCAAACTCAACTTTCACATCTGAAATTGTGGAAAATGGGACACAATCTAGCACAAATAGTTCTCAAATCTCTGGCACAGAGTCCACCACCACCACAACCTTTCTGCCAAATACAACACTGTTTAACTTGACAGCACTATTACACCTAAATGCAACAACACCCCCATTAAACACTACACAACACAGCACCacattcacaattcatttaaacACTACTGAACAAGACATCACAACAGTATTTAACACTACATTATTCAGTCACAATGTAACAACTCTCATAGAAAATAGGACAGATTTATCAATACCTAATGTAACAGAGGTTAACGTAACACTTAAAATTACTACgaaccacaaaaacacagcacatcTAAACGTGAGCTCTCCTGTCTTAAATACCACAACACAATACCCACATGTTACACAATATAACACAACCACTCTATTTGAAAATGCAACACACTCAAATAATACAAGCCTAGCCCACACTACAGAATCACCAAGTAACGTAAATGAATCAAACACAACTCAACCTCTTGAAAGTACATCTGAATTAAATACAACAGCCATTTCGTATTACACAACACAACTTCTGAATGTTTCGACAGTGGAGACCACAGATGCTGAAACTGATACCACTACAGATACACTAGAATTTAATACTACAATGTATTCATTTAACTTCACAACTTTTAATACAACTGATGTCACTTATTCCAACACAACAGACTCTCTGTTCAATACAACTCAATCAAATACAACAGCCTTTACAATCAACATAACCTTGTTTAACACAACAGATGCGCCACTGAATGAAACCAATTTCAATGGGACTGATGTCAATCGTAGCATCAACTCAACTGAGACCTCCAATATCACATTGGAATTTAATACAACTGTTAGCCCTACAGTTAATGTAACACAGTTTGACATCACAAATACAACACAGATGCATACAACAACCTTTCCAACAACAGAAAATATTACCAGTGGGCCAACCAACTCCACTTTAGAGCCTGTCACAACAGTTAGTCTTCTTAACACAACACAGTCAAATGGCACAATAGAAAATGCATTTACTGAAAATATAATCACTAACACAACTACAACAATCAATCCAATTAACATTCCAAACAACATACCAACAAATACTACCGTTATTAGCATTGTCACAAATAGCAGTACAGCTCCCACAACTGCTCCATCAGTGATACATCCAAGCTCTCCTCAGAACAGCTCCACTTCCACAGCAGAAGCTCCAATTATTGCTCCAACTCCAACGACTAGCAAaagcaacacaacaacattcacTACACTTCCAGCTGTGCCAACAACACCAGCCACTACCATGGCAACTACTACAG GAGCAACAACTAAAAGCCCAGATGCAGTGGCTAGCGATCTTCTgaacaaaacacagaatttggcaTCTTTAAACTCAACTGAGGTCAATCAGCTGGTCAACCAGTTAGAAAATCTTATCTCCGCACCCAATATTAGTCTGGATCTAGGCCGAACAGTACTGTCCGTCATCAACAACTTTCTAAACAGCTCTACAGATACTGTGGCTGCCTCCTCAAACCG TTAA